A single window of Acidobacteriota bacterium DNA harbors:
- the dnaE gene encoding DNA polymerase III subunit alpha translates to MPERRGAEAPPRRRLRGGEEGRAEVPGPLRQGPVFHRDHGSRPARATADPARPAAPLAGDGHPARRDERLSLPDARRRGGAGRPPLHRHGQDAHGHQADEVLQLGVLREEPRGDERRLPPLHAGGREEHGRDRGPDHAERHHRHGPEDPDVPGPRARPEPGRVPRGSLAKEGLEKRLAHPAPYPAGSKPPKTRAEYDERLTWELSVILKMGLSSYFLIVWDFIKYAKDEGIPVGPGRGSAAGSLVAWALGITDVDPLRYDLLFERFLNPDRISMPDIDVDLCERRRGEVIEYVRRKYGRENVGQIITFNSMKARAVIRDVGRVLDVPLAEVNRLCSLIPANPGKPTMLAEARRDVKELADALRDNETYRRLFDLGERLEGVSRHAGVHAAGVLIAPRPLVEYLPLYRNSNDEITTQFEMKSVDRMGLLKMDFLGLITLTILDDALAFVERKTGVRPDLSTIPLDDPEVYRLFADGRTDGIFQFESSGMRDLLRRVRPDVFEDLAALNALYRPGALDAGTVEIYIERRRGKKFEYPLPQLEPILKETYGILVYQEQVMLAARAVAGYSPGEADKLRKAIGKKDDALLKAEGDKFMKKAAAAGTPKKKAEELWALILPFGRYGFNKSHSVVYALLAYRTAWMKVHHPVEFLAATLTASSGSSDDVVKYVNTCREMKIAVLPPDVNKSELSFTPDGDSIRFGLGAVKGVGDGSVNSVLDARRGEGPFRSLTDFCSRVDLRLNNRRVIEALVKSGCFDTLGKTRAALLDGLDMAVDVAAAAREAATSNQSLLFDVPKDAQVEDRFPDKPEMSADEKIRFEKETLGFYITGHPLTRFEDEIRMFGDATCETLHERLDAPVKLVGLVSSIKKNQIKKGQNEGKMMAKAVVEDLTGTVPVTVFASLLERINGWFVPGKAILVTGTVRSSMQIGGGTASGEHEGETSSMPIEVIAREIQPLEGMKEQGARHVVIAPSNFDTFDEKSLGEILRRFPGSTPVFLEMRRSGQFAAPLKLSSEYWIRPTPEFTTSMETLLGPGSVRYGYAPSA, encoded by the coding sequence GTGCCTGAACGGCGAGGTGCCGAAGCGCCTCCGCGCCGGCGACTACGAGGGGGCGAAGAAGGTCGCGCTGAAGTACCAGGCCCTCTTCGGCAAGGACCGGTATTTCATCGAGATCATGGATCACGGCCTGCCCGAGCAACGGCAGATCCTGCCCGACCTGCTGCGCCTCTCGCAGGAGACGGGCATCCCGCCCGTCGCGACGAACGACTCTCACTACCTGACGCGCGACGACGCGGCGGCGCAGGACGTCCTCCTCTGCATCGGCACGGGCAAGACGCTCACGGACACCAAGCGGATGAAGTTCTACAACTCGGAGTTCTACGTGAAGAACCCCGAGGAGATGAGCGACGTCTTCCGCCCCTACACGCTGGAGGCCGTGAAGAACACGGCCGCGATCGCGGACCGGATCACGCCGAGCGTCATCATCGACACGGGCCTGAAGATCCCGACGTACCCGGTCCCCGTGCCCGACCGGAACCCGGACGAGTACCTCGAGGATCTCTCGCCAAGGAGGGCCTCGAGAAGCGCCTCGCGCATCCGGCGCCCTATCCGGCGGGGTCGAAGCCGCCGAAGACGCGCGCCGAATACGACGAACGCCTCACGTGGGAGCTCTCCGTCATCCTGAAGATGGGGCTGTCGAGCTATTTCCTCATCGTCTGGGACTTCATCAAGTACGCCAAGGACGAGGGAATTCCCGTCGGTCCGGGCCGCGGCTCGGCGGCCGGCTCGCTCGTTGCGTGGGCGCTCGGGATCACGGACGTCGACCCGCTTCGGTACGACCTCCTCTTCGAGCGGTTCCTGAACCCCGACCGCATCTCGATGCCCGACATCGACGTCGACCTCTGCGAGCGCCGCCGCGGCGAGGTCATCGAGTACGTGCGCCGCAAGTACGGGCGCGAGAACGTGGGGCAGATCATCACGTTCAACTCGATGAAGGCCCGCGCGGTCATCCGCGACGTGGGCCGCGTCCTCGACGTCCCGCTCGCCGAGGTGAACCGCCTCTGCTCCCTCATCCCGGCGAACCCGGGCAAGCCGACGATGCTCGCCGAGGCCCGCCGGGACGTGAAGGAGCTCGCGGACGCGCTGCGCGACAACGAGACGTACCGGCGCCTCTTCGACCTCGGGGAGCGCCTCGAGGGTGTCTCGAGGCACGCGGGCGTCCACGCCGCCGGCGTCCTGATCGCGCCGAGGCCTCTCGTCGAGTACCTGCCGCTCTACCGCAACAGCAACGACGAGATCACGACCCAGTTCGAGATGAAGTCCGTCGACCGGATGGGCCTCCTGAAGATGGACTTTCTCGGGCTCATCACGCTCACGATCCTCGACGACGCGCTCGCGTTCGTCGAGCGAAAGACGGGCGTCAGGCCGGACCTCTCGACGATCCCCCTGGACGACCCGGAGGTCTACAGGCTGTTTGCGGACGGAAGGACGGACGGCATCTTCCAGTTCGAGTCGTCGGGCATGCGCGACCTCCTCCGCCGCGTGAGGCCCGACGTCTTCGAGGACCTTGCCGCCTTGAACGCCCTCTACCGGCCGGGCGCCCTCGACGCGGGCACGGTCGAGATCTACATCGAGCGCCGGCGCGGCAAGAAGTTCGAGTACCCGCTCCCGCAGCTCGAGCCGATCCTGAAGGAAACGTACGGCATCCTCGTCTACCAGGAGCAGGTCATGCTCGCGGCCCGCGCCGTGGCGGGCTATTCGCCCGGCGAGGCCGACAAGCTCCGCAAGGCCATCGGCAAGAAGGACGACGCGCTCCTCAAGGCCGAGGGCGACAAGTTCATGAAGAAGGCGGCGGCCGCCGGGACGCCGAAGAAAAAGGCCGAGGAGCTGTGGGCGCTCATCCTGCCGTTCGGGCGTTACGGCTTCAACAAGTCGCACTCGGTCGTCTACGCGCTCCTCGCCTACCGCACGGCCTGGATGAAGGTCCACCACCCCGTGGAGTTCCTCGCGGCGACGCTGACGGCCTCGTCGGGGAGCTCGGACGACGTCGTGAAGTACGTCAACACGTGCCGCGAGATGAAGATCGCGGTCCTCCCGCCGGACGTCAACAAGTCGGAGCTGTCCTTCACGCCCGACGGCGATTCCATCCGATTCGGCCTCGGCGCCGTCAAGGGCGTCGGCGACGGCTCGGTCAACTCCGTTCTCGACGCGCGCCGGGGCGAGGGGCCGTTCCGGTCGCTCACGGACTTCTGCTCGCGCGTCGACCTGCGGCTCAACAACCGGCGCGTCATCGAGGCGCTCGTGAAGTCCGGGTGCTTCGACACGCTCGGCAAGACCCGCGCGGCCCTTCTCGACGGCCTCGACATGGCGGTCGACGTGGCCGCGGCCGCCCGCGAGGCCGCGACGTCGAACCAGAGCCTCCTCTTCGACGTCCCGAAGGACGCGCAGGTGGAAGACCGCTTCCCGGACAAGCCCGAGATGAGCGCGGACGAGAAGATCCGCTTCGAGAAGGAGACGCTCGGGTTCTACATCACGGGCCATCCGCTGACGCGGTTCGAGGACGAGATCCGCATGTTCGGCGACGCGACATGCGAGACGCTCCACGAACGGCTCGACGCGCCGGTCAAGCTCGTCGGCCTCGTGTCCTCGATCAAGAAGAACCAGATCAAGAAGGGCCAGAACGAGGGGAAGATGATGGCGAAGGCGGTCGTCGAGGATCTCACGGGCACCGTGCCCGTCACGGTCTTCGCGAGCCTGCTGGAGCGCATCAACGGCTGGTTCGTGCCCGGCAAGGCCATTCTCGTGACCGGGACCGTCCGATCCTCGATGCAGATCGGCGGCGGCACCGCTTCCGGCGAGCACGAGGGCGAGACGTCGTCGATGCCGATCGAGGTGATCGCGCGGGAGATCCAGCCGCTCGAGGGGATGAAGGAGCAGGGCGCGCGGCACGTCGTGATCGCCCCATCGAACTTCGACACGTTCGACGAGAAGTCGCTCGGAGAGATTCTCAGAAGGTTCCCGGGCTCGACGCCGGTCTTTCTCGAGATGCGCCGCTCGGGCCAGTTCGCGGCCCCGCTCAAGCTGTCGTCGGAGTACTGGATTCGGCCCACGCCGGAGTTCACGACGTCGATGGAGACGCTCCTCGGCCCGGGATCCGTCCGGTACGGCTACGCGCCGTCGGCATGA
- a CDS encoding methionine adenosyltransferase yields the protein MSKNRHLFTSESVTEGHPDKIADQISDAILDAILTDDPMGRVACETLVTTGLALIAGEITTKTYVDIPGIVRQTIKDVGYTRAKYGFDYETCAVISTIDKQSPDIAMGVDTGGAGDQGLMFGLAVRETEELMPLPITLAHKLTMRLAEARKNRTLEWLRPDGKSQVSVEYADGKPVRVDTVVISTQHSESIPTPELREAIREEIIKPVVPAALMDEKTKFHINPTGRFVTGGPQGDTGLTGRKIIVDTYGGYGRHGGGAFSGKDATKVDRSASYMARYIAKNLVAAGLADKVEVQLAYAIGVADPVSVYVDAFGTSKVDPEILSKIVRDHFLLTPKGIIETLQLRRPIFKKTASYGHFGRRLPEFTWEQTDKAAALAAAAGAAVPAKV from the coding sequence ATGAGCAAGAACCGTCATCTCTTCACGTCGGAGTCCGTCACCGAGGGGCATCCCGACAAGATCGCCGACCAGATCTCGGACGCCATCCTCGATGCCATCCTGACGGACGACCCGATGGGCCGCGTCGCGTGCGAAACGCTCGTGACGACAGGTCTCGCCCTCATCGCAGGCGAGATCACGACGAAGACGTACGTCGACATCCCCGGCATCGTGCGGCAGACGATCAAGGACGTCGGCTACACGCGGGCAAAGTACGGATTCGACTACGAAACGTGCGCCGTGATCTCCACGATCGACAAGCAGTCGCCGGACATTGCGATGGGCGTCGACACGGGCGGCGCGGGCGACCAGGGCCTCATGTTCGGCCTCGCCGTGCGCGAGACCGAGGAGCTCATGCCGCTCCCGATCACGCTCGCCCACAAGCTCACGATGCGTCTCGCCGAGGCCCGCAAGAACCGCACGCTCGAGTGGCTGCGCCCGGACGGCAAGAGCCAGGTCTCGGTGGAGTACGCGGACGGCAAGCCCGTGCGCGTGGACACGGTCGTCATCTCGACGCAGCACTCCGAGTCGATCCCGACGCCCGAGCTCCGCGAGGCGATCCGCGAGGAGATCATCAAGCCGGTCGTTCCGGCGGCCCTCATGGACGAGAAGACGAAGTTCCACATCAACCCGACCGGCCGCTTCGTCACCGGTGGGCCGCAGGGCGACACCGGCCTCACGGGCCGGAAGATCATCGTCGACACGTACGGCGGCTACGGGCGCCACGGCGGCGGGGCGTTCTCGGGCAAGGACGCGACGAAGGTGGACCGGTCGGCCTCGTACATGGCGCGCTACATCGCCAAGAACCTCGTCGCGGCGGGCCTCGCCGACAAGGTGGAAGTCCAGCTCGCGTATGCGATCGGCGTGGCGGACCCCGTCTCCGTCTACGTGGACGCGTTCGGGACGTCGAAGGTCGACCCCGAGATCCTCTCGAAGATCGTCCGGGACCACTTCCTGCTCACGCCGAAGGGCATCATCGAGACCCTCCAGCTGCGCCGGCCGATCTTCAAGAAGACCGCGTCCTACGGCCACTTCGGCCGCCGTCTCCCGGAGTTCACCTGGGAGCAGACGGACAAGGCGGCCGCGCTGGCGGCCGCGGCGGGTGCCGCCGTTCCGGCGAAGGTCTGA
- a CDS encoding CCA tRNA nucleotidyltransferase, with protein MTPDAEDLRPFLARIGEAAERREMGLWLVGGALRDLLLGRPTKDVDLAVEAGAASALELASRLAALPGWTLKARHERFGTATLEAPGGLRVDLAATRREEYPAPASLPVVTGTATIDDDLGRRDFTIHAMARRIGKRGLVGATLDPFGGKRDLAAKTLRLLHAKSLVDDPTRAYRAVKYAVRLGFAWDAEFGKALKAARKGDAFGRLSGDRMRRGIEEIFLEGNWGQAVGLAAELELFGDVLPGWAGSHSPSKKSSTIGSDASRSLDEPLAADARPKQEEIWRRLLEPLPGPERAAAAARLNFSRALRRAAGVPS; from the coding sequence ATGACGCCGGACGCGGAAGACCTCCGGCCGTTTCTCGCCCGGATCGGCGAGGCGGCGGAGCGCCGCGAGATGGGACTCTGGCTCGTTGGAGGCGCGCTGCGCGACCTGCTGCTCGGGCGCCCGACGAAAGACGTCGACCTCGCCGTGGAGGCGGGGGCCGCGAGCGCGCTGGAGCTCGCCTCCCGCCTCGCGGCGCTCCCGGGCTGGACGCTCAAGGCGCGGCACGAGCGATTCGGAACGGCGACGCTCGAAGCGCCCGGCGGCCTGCGCGTCGACCTCGCGGCGACGCGGCGCGAGGAATACCCCGCGCCCGCGAGCCTGCCCGTCGTGACGGGCACGGCCACGATCGACGACGACCTCGGGCGACGGGACTTCACGATCCACGCGATGGCGCGGCGCATCGGGAAGCGCGGCCTCGTCGGCGCGACCCTCGACCCCTTCGGCGGCAAGCGCGACCTCGCGGCGAAGACCCTGCGGCTCCTGCACGCGAAGTCCCTCGTCGACGACCCCACGCGCGCGTACCGCGCGGTGAAGTACGCGGTGCGGCTTGGCTTCGCCTGGGACGCGGAGTTCGGAAAGGCTCTGAAAGCGGCACGAAAGGGAGATGCATTCGGTCGCCTTTCGGGCGACCGAATGAGAAGAGGGATCGAAGAGATTTTCTTAGAAGGTAATTGGGGCCAGGCGGTTGGGCTCGCGGCGGAGCTCGAACTCTTCGGCGATGTGCTTCCAGGCTGGGCGGGCTCCCATTCACCTTCTAAGAAATCTTCAACCATCGGTTCCGATGCTTCGAGATCGCTCGACGAGCCCCTTGCGGCGGATGCGCGTCCGAAGCAAGAGGAAATCTGGCGCCGGCTCCTCGAGCCCCTGCCGGGGCCCGAGCGCGCCGCCGCCGCCGCGCGTCTCAACTTCTCGCGCGCGCTCCGGCGCGCGGCCGGGGTCCCCTCGTGA
- the rsmD gene encoding 16S rRNA (guanine(966)-N(2))-methyltransferase RsmD, whose amino-acid sequence MVRITAGEWRGRKLEVPDGIRPTTEVARKAAFDILGDAIRGARVLDACAGSGAYGLEALSRGAAHATFVEADRKVAEVLRGNVERLGATATSRLEVMSAGRFAPGRASFDVVFHDPPFKEISSESDLQLLLSVVVVGGWLFHERGDDSELSPGGVSPSDRRRYGLTRFLIYRP is encoded by the coding sequence GTGGTCCGCATCACGGCAGGGGAGTGGCGCGGGCGGAAGCTCGAGGTGCCGGATGGGATCCGGCCGACGACGGAGGTCGCACGCAAGGCGGCGTTCGACATCCTCGGGGACGCGATCCGCGGTGCGCGCGTCCTCGACGCGTGCGCCGGCTCAGGGGCGTACGGGCTCGAGGCCCTCTCGCGGGGCGCGGCGCACGCGACGTTCGTCGAAGCGGATCGGAAGGTCGCGGAGGTCTTGAGGGGGAACGTGGAGCGTCTCGGCGCAACGGCCACGTCGCGGCTCGAGGTGATGTCCGCAGGAAGATTTGCGCCCGGACGTGCCTCGTTCGACGTGGTCTTCCACGATCCCCCTTTCAAAGAAATCTCTTCCGAATCCGATCTTCAACTCCTTCTCTCGGTCGTCGTGGTCGGCGGGTGGCTGTTCCACGAACGCGGCGACGATTCCGAACTCTCTCCAGGCGGCGTTTCGCCGTCCGACCGCCGCCGCTACGGCCTCACGCGGTTCCTGATCTACCGTCCCTGA
- a CDS encoding LptF/LptG family permease, with translation MLRRLDRYVFSEVLAPTVVGFLAYTGFMAVRGLVQFSDLLVQSEQPLAEAGIVLALSLPHIVVLTLPVAFLLGLLIGIGRMSADSELTALRASGIDLAGLYRPIGVLAAAIAGLTLFLMLAVVPRTNHLLYTMKLRLSSFAFAQRIQPGVFSPEFGGLRVYVEKASADRRELSGLIISDRSNPDEGDRLTLARKGWLELEEDQGRLWLRVEGAETHHQQDGGKSYDVTSFSKQRMVLQDNGPAGLVKEKLIREQNLRELIARAAAPSRRPEDRRLAMTEVHKKFALPAACLVFGLIGLPLGIVNRRGGRAAGFAVSVGIVLLYYALIATGEARAIEGRMSPALAMWLPNALLLAFGLFALARVRRDRTVFEVTWRTPARPEPQQPAGATAPAARRSVSSRRTMRLPGLLLIDRYVARRFLATFLLVVASIAVLYVLIDYLEISDDIARNKTPFAMVLRYYQTFLAPILLDIVPFAFLVAALVTTASLVRSAETTALLSHGVSLHRAAAPLLVMAAAAGAFLFLFAERVVPAAAAESDRLRYLLKGQTPPAAGSTGVWVRGEHGRFFASAAYDPATRRVDGLTMLQIDPETWHLEARTDTEHATVVPGRGLLARGGWVRSFTGPSAMAARRDDDFILDAPEAAAAFVAGPSDIKRMKFFELRRYIAARRRAGADSAALATGLYQKTSTAASALLLTLVGLPFAFKYGKRGAVAGIGVALFLGLTYLFLTSLFVRFGESGSLPPLLAAWVPNVFFGLGAAWGLLGVRT, from the coding sequence GTGCTGCGTCGGCTGGATCGGTACGTCTTCAGCGAGGTGCTGGCACCGACCGTCGTCGGCTTTCTCGCCTACACCGGCTTCATGGCGGTGCGCGGCCTCGTCCAGTTCTCCGATCTGCTCGTCCAGAGCGAGCAGCCGCTCGCCGAGGCCGGGATCGTCCTTGCCCTCTCCCTCCCGCACATCGTCGTCCTCACGCTGCCGGTCGCCTTCCTGCTCGGCCTCCTCATCGGCATCGGGAGAATGTCGGCCGACTCGGAGCTGACCGCCCTCCGGGCCTCGGGCATCGACCTGGCCGGTCTCTACCGCCCGATCGGCGTCCTCGCGGCGGCCATCGCCGGGCTCACGCTGTTTCTCATGCTCGCCGTCGTCCCCCGGACGAACCACCTGCTCTACACGATGAAGCTCCGCCTCTCGAGCTTCGCGTTCGCCCAGCGGATCCAGCCAGGCGTCTTCAGCCCCGAGTTCGGGGGCCTGAGGGTCTACGTCGAGAAGGCGTCCGCCGACCGCCGCGAGCTCTCCGGTCTCATCATCTCGGACCGCTCGAACCCCGACGAGGGCGACCGCCTCACGCTGGCCCGCAAGGGCTGGCTCGAGCTCGAGGAGGACCAGGGCCGCCTCTGGCTGCGGGTCGAAGGCGCCGAGACGCATCACCAGCAGGACGGCGGCAAGTCCTACGACGTGACGTCCTTCTCCAAGCAGCGGATGGTCCTCCAGGACAACGGCCCGGCCGGTCTCGTGAAAGAGAAGCTCATTCGCGAGCAGAACCTCCGGGAGCTCATCGCCCGGGCCGCCGCTCCCTCCCGCAGGCCCGAGGACCGCCGCCTGGCCATGACCGAAGTCCACAAGAAGTTCGCCCTGCCTGCCGCGTGCCTCGTCTTCGGGCTCATCGGACTCCCCCTCGGCATCGTCAACCGGCGCGGCGGCCGCGCGGCCGGGTTCGCGGTCTCGGTCGGGATCGTGCTCCTCTACTACGCCCTCATCGCAACGGGCGAGGCCCGGGCGATCGAGGGCCGGATGTCCCCCGCCCTCGCGATGTGGCTGCCGAACGCGCTCCTCCTCGCGTTCGGCCTCTTCGCGCTCGCGCGCGTCCGCCGCGACCGCACCGTCTTCGAAGTGACGTGGCGTACCCCCGCGCGGCCCGAACCGCAGCAGCCCGCCGGCGCCACGGCCCCGGCCGCCAGGCGGAGCGTTTCGAGCCGGCGGACGATGCGCCTGCCCGGCCTCCTCCTCATCGACCGCTACGTCGCGCGCCGGTTCCTGGCGACGTTCCTGCTCGTCGTCGCGTCCATCGCGGTTCTCTACGTCCTGATCGACTATCTCGAGATCTCCGACGACATCGCGCGGAACAAGACGCCGTTCGCGATGGTGCTCCGGTACTACCAGACGTTTCTCGCGCCCATCCTCCTCGACATCGTGCCGTTCGCGTTCCTCGTCGCGGCCCTCGTCACGACGGCGAGCCTCGTGAGGTCCGCCGAGACGACGGCGCTCCTGTCGCACGGCGTCTCGCTCCACCGCGCCGCAGCGCCGCTCCTCGTCATGGCCGCCGCCGCGGGCGCGTTCCTGTTCCTCTTCGCCGAGCGCGTCGTGCCGGCCGCGGCGGCCGAGTCCGACCGGCTGCGCTACCTGCTCAAGGGCCAGACGCCTCCGGCGGCCGGCTCCACCGGCGTCTGGGTGCGAGGCGAACACGGGCGCTTCTTCGCGTCGGCCGCGTACGACCCGGCGACGCGGCGCGTAGACGGCCTCACCATGCTGCAGATCGATCCGGAGACCTGGCATCTCGAGGCGCGGACCGACACGGAGCACGCGACCGTCGTCCCCGGACGCGGGCTTCTCGCGCGGGGCGGCTGGGTGCGGTCGTTCACGGGGCCGTCCGCAATGGCCGCGCGGCGGGACGACGACTTCATCCTCGACGCGCCCGAGGCCGCGGCCGCGTTCGTCGCGGGGCCGTCCGACATCAAGCGCATGAAGTTCTTCGAGCTGCGCCGTTACATCGCGGCGCGGCGGCGCGCGGGAGCCGACTCCGCGGCGCTCGCGACGGGCCTGTACCAAAAGACGTCGACTGCGGCGTCGGCGCTCCTGCTCACGCTCGTCGGACTCCCCTTCGCCTTCAAATACGGAAAGCGCGGCGCCGTCGCGGGGATCGGCGTCGCGCTGTTCCTGGGGCTGACCTACCTGTTCCTGACGTCGCTCTTCGTCAGGTTCGGAGAGTCGGGATCGCTCCCTCCCCTCCTCGCCGCCTGGGTGCCAAACGTCTTCTTCGGCCTCGGCGCGGCCTGGGGACTTCTCGGAGTAAGAACCTAA
- the ahcY gene encoding adenosylhomocysteinase, producing MTTATLPAHDVKDLALAAKGRLRMEWADRSMPVLARIRERFEKEKPLKGIRLSACLHVTSETGNLMRALKAGGAEVVLCGSNPLSTQDDVAAALVAEFGISTYAIKGEDHKTYYAHIQAALAHRPNVTMDDGADLVSSLLFMALGKEGQLEPSLAAWAKGLSASEKKSLLDGIVGGTEETTTGVIRLKAMEKEGVLKFPVVAVNDAETKHFFDNRYGTGQSTIDGIIRATNLLVAGLNVVVAGYGWCGKGVAMRAKGLGANVIVTEINPVRGIEAAMDGFRVMPMAEAAKVGDIFVTVTGNKSVLADEHFAVMKSGAVISNSGHFNVEIDIPALEKRAGSRRMIREFVEEFRLTDGRIVFLLGDGRLINLAAAEGHPASVMDMSFANQALGAEYMVKNHATLGKKVYSIPQAIDAEIARLKLASMGVTLDVLTPEQEKYLAGWEEGT from the coding sequence ATGACCACCGCCACCCTTCCCGCCCACGACGTCAAGGACCTCGCGCTCGCCGCGAAGGGCCGCCTGCGCATGGAGTGGGCCGATCGCTCGATGCCCGTCCTCGCCCGCATCCGGGAGCGCTTCGAGAAGGAGAAGCCCCTGAAGGGCATCCGCCTCTCGGCCTGCCTCCACGTGACGAGCGAGACCGGCAACCTCATGCGCGCCCTCAAGGCCGGCGGCGCCGAGGTCGTGCTCTGCGGGTCCAACCCGCTCTCGACGCAGGACGACGTCGCGGCGGCCCTCGTCGCCGAGTTCGGGATCTCGACCTACGCGATCAAGGGCGAGGACCACAAGACCTACTACGCGCACATCCAGGCGGCGCTCGCGCACCGCCCGAACGTCACGATGGACGACGGCGCCGACCTCGTGTCGTCGCTCCTCTTCATGGCGCTCGGCAAGGAAGGCCAGCTCGAGCCCTCCCTCGCCGCGTGGGCGAAGGGATTGTCCGCCTCCGAGAAGAAGTCCCTCCTCGACGGGATCGTCGGCGGAACCGAGGAGACGACGACCGGCGTCATCCGGCTCAAGGCCATGGAGAAGGAAGGCGTCCTGAAGTTCCCCGTCGTCGCCGTCAACGACGCCGAGACGAAGCACTTCTTCGACAACCGCTACGGCACGGGCCAGTCCACGATCGACGGGATCATCCGCGCGACGAACCTCCTCGTCGCGGGCCTGAACGTCGTCGTCGCCGGCTACGGCTGGTGCGGCAAGGGCGTCGCGATGCGGGCCAAGGGCCTCGGCGCGAACGTCATCGTCACCGAGATCAACCCGGTCCGCGGGATCGAGGCCGCGATGGACGGCTTCCGCGTGATGCCGATGGCGGAAGCCGCGAAGGTCGGCGACATCTTCGTCACGGTCACGGGCAACAAGAGCGTCCTCGCCGACGAGCACTTCGCCGTCATGAAGTCCGGCGCCGTCATCTCGAACTCGGGCCACTTCAACGTCGAGATCGACATCCCGGCGCTCGAGAAGCGCGCCGGCTCGCGGCGCATGATCCGCGAGTTCGTCGAGGAGTTCCGCCTGACGGACGGGCGGATCGTGTTCCTCCTGGGCGACGGCCGCCTCATCAACCTCGCCGCCGCCGAGGGCCACCCCGCCTCGGTGATGGACATGTCCTTCGCGAACCAGGCGCTCGGGGCCGAGTACATGGTCAAGAACCACGCGACGCTCGGCAAGAAGGTCTACTCGATTCCGCAGGCGATCGACGCCGAGATCGCGCGCCTCAAGCTCGCGTCCATGGGCGTCACGCTCGACGTCCTCACCCCGGAGCAGGAGAAATATCTGGCTGGTTGGGAAGAGGGAACGTAA
- a CDS encoding metalloregulator ArsR/SmtB family transcription factor has protein sequence MLDAAPALAALADPLRLRAVRLLAKGELQVREIQRILEAAQSRVSNHLAVLRHAGLVETRRTNGSERYAATPGGLRLWESVAGAVTDVAFTADDDRLKDVLEERTAVSPEGGFDAVAGEWDRIQGPFYASGAREAALLKLVPRGLRVADVGCGTGLLTLGLASVADEVHAVDSSERMVRLAREKVRRAGLAHVTVKKASAEDLPFADSSLDAVFAFHLLRHLAKPADALAEFGRVVKPGGRVVLVELEPHGHRALREATGSTHLGLPRETVRAGLKRGGFADARFSALDPYLVCSGAGETLLPTYLVDAVRAARGEQKEPS, from the coding sequence GTGCTGGACGCCGCCCCCGCTCTCGCCGCGCTCGCGGACCCCCTCCGCCTGCGGGCCGTGAGGCTCCTCGCGAAGGGGGAGCTGCAGGTCCGGGAGATCCAGCGGATCCTCGAGGCCGCCCAGTCGCGCGTCTCGAACCATCTCGCGGTCCTCCGTCACGCGGGCCTCGTGGAGACCCGGCGGACGAACGGTTCCGAGCGCTACGCCGCGACGCCTGGAGGCCTGAGGCTCTGGGAGTCCGTCGCGGGCGCCGTCACGGACGTCGCGTTCACGGCCGACGACGACCGCCTCAAGGACGTCCTCGAGGAGCGAACCGCCGTGTCGCCCGAGGGCGGCTTCGATGCCGTCGCCGGTGAGTGGGACCGGATCCAGGGGCCCTTCTACGCGTCCGGCGCCCGCGAGGCGGCGCTCCTGAAGCTCGTCCCGCGGGGCCTTCGCGTCGCGGACGTCGGATGCGGAACGGGGCTTCTGACGCTCGGGCTCGCATCCGTCGCCGACGAGGTCCACGCCGTCGACTCGAGCGAGCGCATGGTCCGGCTCGCCCGCGAGAAGGTCCGGCGCGCCGGCCTCGCGCACGTGACCGTGAAGAAGGCCTCGGCCGAGGACCTGCCGTTCGCGGACTCCTCGCTCGACGCCGTCTTCGCGTTCCATCTCCTGCGCCACCTCGCCAAGCCCGCCGACGCGCTCGCCGAGTTCGGCCGTGTCGTGAAGCCGGGCGGCCGCGTCGTCCTCGTCGAGCTCGAGCCGCACGGCCACCGCGCGCTGCGGGAGGCGACCGGCTCGACACACCTCGGCCTCCCGCGCGAGACGGTCCGCGCCGGCCTCAAGCGCGGCGGCTTCGCCGACGCCCGCTTCTCCGCCCTCGACCCCTATCTCGTTTGCTCGGGAGCGGGGGAGACGCTGCTGCCCACGTATCTCGTCGACGCCGTGCGCGCCGCGCGCGGCGAACAAAAGGAGCCCTCATGA